AAGCCCCTCCTAGCATTAGAACCCCTGATACCAACCTCCTCATTTTCTTCCCTAAAGTTCCTTCGTTGAAGGGGTTCATTAAATCTGGTCGTCCTCGCTAATCGTTGAACAGGTCTGGGCTGTCTGTTTGACCAATTAATAGTTATTTGCTCCCCACATATAGGCTTTCCTCTTAAGGATCTAAGAGCTCTCTCTGCATCTGGAGGAGCTTGATACACAACAAAGCCATAACCATCTTTGAGCTGTACATTGCACCACCCAAACCTTCGGAAAACTCGTTCAAGTTCCTCTTGTCGAATATGGGAAGAAAGATGACCCACGTACAAAGACATCTGATTGGAAATTAGAGTTAGTTAGACTTTAGTGCATctgaataaacaaaaatctatgaAGCATACACTATTAAGCGAAAAACAGGACCATATAAGAACTTGTAGTAACAAAGCACAAGTTGCAATGATGATATTGTCAAAGAAAAATGCAGTTGCCATGTGACTTTATTTGGATATACAAATATTCAGATTGAAGGCACTTGATTTGAGAGGTTAGTGTGGTAATCATTACTAGACCAATATATCAGACAAAATTTTCAGCTTcatctttcatgaaaaataaaccACGGATTATAAGCTCTTGTATGCAATTGTGGAAGCTACAGAGTGTTCATGCAAATAATGCAAAAAGTCCACATGGTAAATTATCAGCACTCTAATAGAACACAGGAACTTCATATGTTTAAGTTGCTATATTCCATGGCATGATGGCTATTTTCTTCAACTAAAGCTTACGTAAGCATGTGTAGAAGATCTCAGTGCATGTCATATATTTCCTTTCAAAATTTTGCATCAGTCTAATTGTTCTCTGTTTCTCCTTATAAAGTTAAATCTAAAGTTGGATCTTCCTCCATTATCCCTGCAGAATCATGCTTAGCACTATGCATGTTTTGACAAATTTATAACTTCATTGAATCATATCTGGACTCTCACATCAAGTAGATTCATAGACCACAAAATATCTGTATTTCAtactaattttataaaaaatgttAATACTTTGCCTTCACTTACTTTCTTTTGTTGATCAACACCCAAACTAGCTAAAAAGTTCATGCGGCTTCAACACATGAAACACTTCATTTTGCCTCATATGAAACAATGAATAAGCTAATAGAACATGAACATTTCTTATCAGGCACTAGCATAGGTGTCACTTCTAGCATATCTCAACTAAATAATCTTGAGAACATTAAACTGCCATGAACAACCTACATCAGAATTCGAAACCAAAGATGCACAAGCTAAGAACTAACTTGGCTGTTGTTTCTAACCTACGATGCAGTAATTGAACCAAGAAATGTGAAAGAAACAGTTACATGCTGTATCTTGAAAATGGAATTTAAAGATGTATGCACGACACAAGTTTCTGCGAGGGGTTTCAGGTCAAGTTTTGGGTGATAATGATCACAATCTACTTAGTTTTAAAATTTGCCGAGAGCACAGCTCAGAAACTCCACAGTACCATTCCATACCTTAGCAGCATGAGTTCTATCATTACCTACGAACCCAACACCAAAACAAAGAGCCAGTCAACAATGGTCACAATCCCTTGTCTGTGCTTATCCAGACTTATTTGAACTGCTTACTAGCTGTTCAAAAGCCCTTAGAAATAAATGGCGAAATCACCAACAATGATCACATGTCATAGACAAAAGTTTGCTTTATCATCCCATTCGCCTAGATTTTTCCAAGCAATAACCATGAAAAGGCAATCCAAAGCAAGAATCAAGCAAAAAAGCACACTCAAACCGCAGCAGAACTACCCCGACGCAGATCCATAACCCTAATCCACTAAGACCCCATTTGGTTGGACTCGATCAAACAACTTCAGCGCGCCTTGGCATAAACCATCACAATCCACCGTAAAGCACGAAACCCTAatctaacaaaaagaaaaaaggacgGCGAACGTCGGAGAAAGAATCGAACGAAAAGGGGACGAGCGGCGATAcctgagaggaagaagaagaatcggGAAGAAACCTCTTGCAAGAACCCTGAACTCCACCTAATCAGATGGGCGACGCCATCGATAGAGGCGATCGGTTTGCCTTTGCCGCAATCGCCTTCGCACCCAAGTCTACTTGTTTCCGGACCGGTGTGGCGTTACTACACCTGGGACACTTGTATGCGCGACGTCATTGATTGATGGCTCGTTATGACCGTCGGATGCGAAACCTACGTGCCTTTATTGCGGTATTTTATCCGAAAGCTTGCATATGCTTCAGTCCGACGCGGGTGTATTGGACTCACACTGTATCATCTTGTTTGTTTGGCATATGGTTTGATAACAATAATTTGAAATCAAATTTTATCTTCACCGATCGTCCAAAAgaacatataaattttaataactTAAAAATATAACATCGAATGATTCGTTACTGAATTGTAAGATTGAGTCACCACCTCGAAGGCCAATTGCCATCTCAGACTAGAAGGTAGGCAACCCAAGCCATCAACTTGGAGACGGCTGATCGGAGCAACAATTTAGAGAGACGAACAGATTGAACCGACTTAGATCTGCCGAGATAAACGTCACCTTACTTAAATAACAAGATTTTAATGATATATAGCCACAGTTCACTGATCTGCCGAGTACAAGATtgctgggagaagagagaggaaggGCTCAAAAAACTATGGATTATGTACCTGGTTGCTTGCCTACATTAGGGATTGAGACATCCGATGAGCCAACAGTTTGGGAACTCTCTAGTAGCAGCCTCTTCTCCTTGTGTCATGTATGTTCCACAATGCTTTCCAGATACACAGTTTACCATTAAGATTTAAGATGAGGTGAACGATGAGCCTGAGTGCCCCCACAACAAAAGGCAATCTTCAGTACTTCGAACAAAATAAGCACTCCTCGGCTTCTGGGTTTTAGTCCATCCATCCTGCATTCATCTTCGGGAGGAAGTTGCATCAGAGGGGACCTCAACAACACCAGAGGGAGGAGTCTGTGGCCGAGGTGTGGTAGCGCCATCCGTGATGAAGTCATCTGTAGACTCTGTGCCAAACCTACCCATGGCATCCCATTCTATCTCTGCTGTGGTTTGAGTTAAGGTTGTAAAAGATCATCGAAGAGATTACACGGAGAATATCAAATGAAAGCATCATCTTGGGGAGGATACGTGCTGTCTTCCACATTTCTGTAATGCTAACACCAGCATCTGATAGAAGCCAATAATCAGCTTCAGTCTGcaagaaaaaataaatcaattttagTTAGCAAATATTCTTATAATCCATTCACATATTCTTCAAACAGAATGTGCAATGATTAACCTCTTTTTTGCCTTGTACTGCTACAAATGATAGATCATCAATGATTATACATAAAAGCAATGAACCTATGGAATGAGATTGTTTTCTCTAGAGAAGCATGCAGCAAACTATTTCTCGTAGAAAGTGAGAGGTTCATAATCATGCAAACCCTATGCAAATAAGGTACGTTCTTGTTCTTTCATGCAAACATAATATCTGATCATTACAGATAAAACAAAACCTAAGCTTAATGCCTAGAATAGTAATTATAGCAGCTCTGctgaaaattagaaaaaagaaaaacaatgaaAAGGATTGTCAAGCTTGGCCATTATCACAATAATATTACATTTATGATGGAGTTGATCATAATGTTCATTTGTCATGGATTGGATTATAATTGGAAGCATGTAAGAAGTCTTGGGGCTATACATTAATCAAACCCTATAGTGATGAACTTCTAGCTAAGAGGGTTTGTGCAAACAATGAAGTCCACCAAAGCCATCATATGGCAGGCAATTACATAGTTATGTAGTTTAAATATGCATGTTCAGAATAAAGTTAATTCAGTTTAAATATGCATGCTCCAAAACTACTTACATCAATGTCTGAAGGAACAATCTTCATCATACCACCACCAAAATCATGCGAAGAATTTACATCAGACCAGATCCTCTCACTTTGTTGAATATCAAGTTCCATTTCATTCCCTCTGCTCTCTTCTGTGACAATCGGCACCATGGAGTACTCAACAGAATCTGAATTTGACGTGGGAAGGAGCTTTGGAGGAATCTCAACACCACTCATCTCCTCAAACTTCTCCTCAAATTGACTACAGAAGAAAGAAACGAAGCATTAAGGACTGGTAATGAATTGTGGATaacagcgatgactcaagtgatgaatgCAAAGCTAGAAATTCCAAATGGAAACCGCGGGAATAATATCACCTAACAAGGTATACATCTATAGGACCCATAGTGCTTCTTAGGACAATTCTGTATCTCCTCTGGAGATATTCCCCAGCCTGCACCAAAAATAATTACATGTTTTTATAAATACCAAGCATTGAACTTCAAATAACTTTTCGTTCTCCTACTTGCCTCATCaggatctggaacttccaaggTAGTTCCATGAGGTGCTTTAATTGCTATTAAGGTTTCATTCTGCATATAACAGATGATAAGAAAATATTGGAAGCCATTACCAGTTATGATCTAGAGCAGGTAATATCTATTTTCAGTGCCCAGATTGCATGTAAGGTGAACTTGGGCTAATTAGAACATCTAAGCAAACAACGAAAACCTGAAAGCATGGAAGGCCTTTGATATCATCTTCAGTAATGAAAAGCCACCTACAAGCACACAAAGTTGTAGCCAGTGATTATACGAGCAAAGGCTAATTAACATCAATAGCATGTATATGCATAAATGAGAACACTTACTTTTGATTGCTTtcatcttcggtaagctccctcaATTTTTCTCGCATTTGGCTGGAAGAAACTTATAGGTTTCATCAAATTGGTAAGACAATCTCTTTAATATATTCCAGCTCTAAATAAAACACTCACCTGATAAGCTCATCTAATCTGCGCTCTTTCGTTGTCAGGCTTTCCGTTTCTGCCTGAATTAACAGAAAGATGTTtcacataaattttttttcacaTTTTACAAAGCTATATAACAGAGCATTGTAAGCACACTGCTCAAGTACTTAAAAGTTACTAAGCGCAATGAACATCAATGCTGCCATGTACACCTGCAATTTTGAAGCATCACCATCAACCTCAACTGAACCCAAGTCATCTATTCCCCTGTCATGCGATGTAAAACTTATTTAACATGTCCCAAAATTATTCAAAGATTAAAGAGCCTGTAGAACTACACAGAAGCAAGCAAAGATCTGAGAgaggaaaaacaaaaaagaggaatTACTTCCAACGAATTCTGTTTTTAAGTTTCTTCTCTATGAGTCCAATGCCTTCAAGAACATTAGTGATGTCATATATCCGCCTCTTTTGCACCTGTACATCAGAGATCTTCATTAAGCCTGGAAAACAGCAGAAGTACTTAAATCAGCAGTCATCTGTAATTTTGTATTACCTTCAATATTTCTGCAGCTTTATTCAGGTCAAGGATGCCATCCTGTGTGTGTTTAAGCAAGTTGATGAATTTTTTAGTCAAAAGCCCTTGGAAAGGTCAAAGAACTCAGTGTCAATACACATGAAAACAAAATCCACAATAATTATAAGAATCATATGGCTCTTTATCAATTTTACAGCAACTGAGTCGGAATCACCTAGGGAGCTATCATAGCGACAAGAACCAACTGGAGTAAGATTATCTCCTGTAGGTGAGCCTGCGATGACTCAAAAATTAATACTGGTTATATTCATAGATCtaacttttgaaaaaaaaaaaaaaatagatctacTTTTTTGAGAATTGCAAAGTTTGATCATTTGATGAAGAGAATTTGAACAGCTACCACAGTGATTCACAATATACACATATAAAAGTAACAAGCAATTTTTTTCCAAATGCTAGATGTGATTACGTTGAGTTGAAGTAATTAGATAAAAAATCTGCTCACCAGCATTGGAGACAGGGGTTTGACCCCCAGACTTATTGTGCTTTGCAACCTTGGACTTACTGTATGTCTTTCTTCCTTTCTCTGATACCGGTGTGAGTAGTGGACTAGTAAATCCTACAGCACACCCAGGGCTGGTTGTCCATTCGCTAATCTCTACCACCTCATTATCTTCTTGTACAGACTTTTGCTTCAACTGAacattaaattaattttattgaattaTGGTCAGTATTTcagaaaaaaagattaaaaaatatatatctaagaTAAAGAAGCCGATATATATCTCTACAAATTTTATGACAcaaaatgtatgtatataaatgacATGCCAAGGATCGACGACTGCTCAGAACTTAACGTGCATTTAAAAATCAAGTGTAAGCCCAGTACATTCACAGAAGCAACAAAACAAACACATTGACTAATAAAGGTTGTATTTCCCCCAGCAAGTTAATGCCCACTGGCTAAGCAGAATAGCAAGATGTGTAATAAGTACATGTAAGCATTTTAACTTGAGAACTTAGGTCCAAAGATGAAGGGTTTCAGCATTCTATTTCTCAGACTAACATAACCAGTTACCAGAGTTGGCATCATGGTTCAACATATGTAAATTACATTTCAAAATTGCAAAGGATTGCAATCTCATTCTTTCTCGGCTGAAGACACTAACATTGATAGAGATTAAACCAGAATTAGAGACATATAACTAAGAATGGTTTACAAatttgttaaaaataaatataacacaAACATTCCACAGTTAATCCAGTAGCATTCAGCAAACTTTGATTAAATGACCCGTGATATTTAGTGCCAGAGAAACTATGGAACCTATATTGAGGAAATCATCAGGCAAAATTAATGAATAGGTAAAAAATGATCCTAATTCCAATAAAAAGCATAACAACAATAAGAAATAAATCATTGTTCCCAACTAGTCAAGGTCAACTATAAATCCTCTCCAGCCAAAGAGTTCTACTGAGGGCAACTAGATAGTCCAAGTCCCATCATATCTACAACCCCAATTATTCGAATGTGGGATATTGATTAAGTGAAGGATATAGAACTTACAGCCCCCAAATAGTACCTTGAACTTTTTGGGGAC
This Musa acuminata AAA Group cultivar baxijiao chromosome BXJ1-2, Cavendish_Baxijiao_AAA, whole genome shotgun sequence DNA region includes the following protein-coding sequences:
- the LOC135610061 gene encoding transcription factor E2FB-like; this encodes MSGGQAAGSRSAQQLGQIFQPPKQYLQFPSSRPPFVSPDEYHRFDGRRGGRDEMADALVIKTPLKQKSVQEDNEVVEISEWTTSPGCAVGFTSPLLTPVSEKGRKTYSKSKVAKHNKSGGQTPVSNAGSPTGDNLTPVGSCRYDSSLGLLTKKFINLLKHTQDGILDLNKAAEILKVQKRRIYDITNVLEGIGLIEKKLKNRIRWKGIDDLGSVEVDGDASKLQAETESLTTKERRLDELISQMREKLRELTEDESNQKWLFITEDDIKGLPCFQNETLIAIKAPHGTTLEVPDPDEAGEYLQRRYRIVLRSTMGPIDVYLVSQFEEKFEEMSGVEIPPKLLPTSNSDSVEYSMVPIVTEESRGNEMELDIQQSERIWSDVNSSHDFGGGMMKIVPSDIDTEADYWLLSDAGVSITEMWKTAPEIEWDAMGRFGTESTDDFITDGATTPRPQTPPSGVVEVPSDATSSRR